From the Coffea eugenioides isolate CCC68of chromosome 1, Ceug_1.0, whole genome shotgun sequence genome, the window TATGAGTGAACTAAATTCACAGTGTTACTCAAGACCATGATCGCCCAAAATTGGTAAACCTGCGGAATCAGGTCCAAGCAATGATAGAGGGGAAGAAATTGATAGAGGAGATGATGACAAACAGAAAGTGGACCCGCCATTATCCATGGTTTATTGACTATCTATCTTATACCAACTTTTAAGGTTTAAAATTGCAATTAATATAGAATATGAAAGTCATCTAAGTGACAACAAGAGGTTTAAAATTGCAATTAATACCATATGACATGTCACATGCAACCCTGCCTAGATAAAAAACATgggtaaattacatataactCCTGTGATTTCATTTATTGCCATGTGATCCtcttaaagttttaaaatatacaCTTCACACCTCtatgattttatgtaaagtaAAAATTTGAGGGAAAATAGTCTACAAAACATCATTAGTTAAAATTCTAATAGTACCCATACTTAAATGTTAAGTCAAACAATGACTTAATCACCTTATATAAAACCATAGGGAAATTACGTGTACAAATGCAATGACCATAAGGGAGTAAAGTGGATAATCATGTAAACAATATAGGGGTTTAATAGATATTGTGATTTCATCACAAACATTTTTGGAGCGTGTTTTGTATAATTGCTATAACTAATTGTGTATTCCATCCattttcactttacataaatTCACttgggggttatatggtaattttaaaactttaagcGGGTCATCTGACATTATACAAAAACACAAGGGAGTTATACGTAATTTACCTTGAAAACATTTGGTTAGGCAAGCTCTAATTGAGATAAGGAGCGCTTGGCGCTATATAAGTAGGATACTATATTGAATTAAACCGGGTCTTTAgcaattgaaatgaaaaaaaagttaaCAAATTGCTGTCGTTTCTTCATTCCACTGATGACACCAGTACTGCACTAAATCCAAAAATTAGGGTTCCATTtagcaagtgagttttttgagtgtttgtctaaaactttactgtaacttactatagaagtttttaaaaattttttgaaatatgtaaatttttgaatattttgaagtgtatagtttaaaaattttgagaaattttttgatgtTATTGTAgttgaagtttttaaaaaacttgtagcagataaacttggcaaaaaactcaaGTGCCCAATATTATACAATAAAATCTACCTATTCCCAATCCAAAGAAGTTTCTACATTAATATATTATCATGGAATTAAAAATTGCACTAATATACTGGAGAATGTAAATGTAATTACTTGACCAAAAAATAATAGATGAATTGTTTGTCAACAAAGAAAAAATAGTATAAGATGCATGAAATGGTTTTAATTTGCAAAGAAAATTGTTAAAGGATTTTGGTTTcaggaattgaaaaaaaaataataaaagaaggaGCTCAATTTACGCTCTCCATAATTTTGTTATAAACCATGATGTTCGAGCATACAATTAAACGAGGTGGTGGTCTTTTTAAGAATAAGCAAAAACTTAATACCTTACttataaataataaaacttcctCTTTAACTAGTGCCGAATTTTGATCTATATATGTTGCTAACATTAGCTTGACAACCAAGAGAGAAAACATGTCATCCAATTTCAGTAGCAAAAGTTCCACTTCCAATGGCAGTCATAGGAGCTGGGCTGAACAGACAAAGGATCGGTACCGGCATCCCTATGATATCGGGCCTAGCGTTTTTGAGGTTCCTAAGAGGTTGTCGGACACAAAGCCGGACGCTTATGCTCCTCGGAAAGTCGGCCTAGGACCTTATCATCATCTTCGCCCTGATCTCCAACTGATGACCAACAAAAAGCGAGATACAGTGAAAGTTTTGTTGAAAATCGAAGACATTGAGGAATTTATCAGGATAGTCGAGAATTGTCCAATATCTTTTGAAGCAAAGATCCGTTCCTGTTACAGCAGAAGCATTGATCTGGATCGAGAGAGTTTGGCTTGGATTGTAATCATCGACGCCATGTTCTTGCTGCATCTCGTTCAAGCCTACACGGAGAAACGGTCTGATAGTggttcttcttccacttcatcTTCCTCGGATGAATCATTTCTTGGAGATATAGTGATGTTGGAGAACCAAGTCCCCACGTTGTTGATGGAGGAAATCCCTAAGTTCCTCCAATACAAGTATCCTGTTCCCCCGGGCAAAGATATTGGAGAAGCATTGTGTCGCTTCTGCTACGACATAGCTCCAATTGAAATCGAGTATGACCCGAATTCGGAGCTTGATTATGCGATGTTCAAAGCCAGAGGGAACCATATTCTGCAATATGTGTACGATATCTGCTTAGGAGTAGATAGAGAGTTGGAAGAGCTACAAGAGGAGACATACAAGCGGGTTTATAATGGCAAAGTGAAAGCTGCACAACATATATGGGCTGTCACGCAACATGTTCTGTCTAGGCTAACAGAGCCTATTAAGCTGGGGGTAGATGAATTGTTGGCCGTGTTTAAAAGCTCGAAATCTGTGGGTCTTCCCGAGCCAGGAAAAGTTGGCTTGATTCTCACGACGGCTGAAAATGCTCGGAAAATTTGAAGTCCTAATACTAGTATTGATCAAGATGAGCAGCAAGGGAACTTACTCCCATCGGTGTCGCAACTGCACGACGTTTGTGAAACAACGTTTACTTGCCTTTTGCCGGCATCTGGTATCCAAGGTACTGTATACGATGTCACCGAGAATGTATTCTTCCTCCCAACCTTGAAACTGGGTAAAAATTCAGAGGTGATGTTAAGAAATCTATTGGCATTCGAAGCTTCAGCACCCGATCTTTCGTCagtatttcaaaattttatttatctcCTGCCTGGATTGATAAGAGGTGAGAAGGACGTGAAGATTCTAAGGAATGCCCAGATTGTCAAAGGggaaatggaaaatgatgaaGTCGTCTGCCTCTTCGCTAAGTTGAGGAAACCCATCATCGCTAACGGAAGTGACAAGAATGAAATGTCTACAGCTGATGAATTTGGCAATGCTCTCCGAAAACAATTCAGTAATAACCCTTTTGTGAAGACCTGCATCTGGATAAAGAATCGTATTGTTGCTTTCTTTAATCTCCTGAAGCCACTCGTCCCAGCATTGATCGTGCTGCTGcttcttttccaatcattttGCCAAATCTATGATTGCCGCCGTTTCAGTCTTCCTATTTTGTCAGACGGCAAAATTTTCAGAGATGCCTcatcatttctaagcttcaacAGTACTGGTAGTCAAGCTCAAGACCTCATGTCAGCCCGAAAAATTCTTCGCTATTCGAGTTAAGAAAAGAGCGGCCAGAAGGTTAGTTCTTGCCGGCCGCCTGCCTGAGGTTTCAGCCGTTCCAAATTCATCTGTCTCTACAAGTCTGCTGTTCCCTTTACCTTGTCATTTACTGCTGATTATCAATAATAAGCTGTTTCGATTTTGCTATTCCAATAATCTTGCATGTCAAGTTCGTTAATCTTTGAAGAAACTCCCAGCACAAATAGTTGTTGCTGGAAAATTCATCCTCATCTGATTCTCTTTCTACTATGTGCAACGGGAAGCTATTTTCGTTGTTTCAGGGCTTGCTTGCTTACTATTTCTTTGTGTGTGAAAAGGTCCAGGGCGTTCTTCATCTTTTTTCTTCCATCATCAGACAATATTATTACTCCGACATATCATATGGGAGACAGGGCTGGGCGGGGCTGTTTGATTTATTCTCCGGTGATAGCTCCATTGTCCTGTGCCCCACTCgacaaatgaaattttcaacatTAGACATAGactttttagaaaaatattaaATGTATTCTATTAATTTATAAATGTGCCTCCACAAGCTAAggatgtgtttgataaaattgatatctgaaaattgaaatctgaaaactgaagtttgaaatatgaattcattaagttattgaattgttaagtattaaatctaatacatttaagtgcatatcacattcaatgataagtgaatagtttatcacttaattttgggaataagttttgcctagaaaatttagtgtcacataattaatttaaatgtccaattttttattatcaaacggtctaaatatattaaaatctgaatctattaaatttaagtatcAAATTGAGTTTTCAAACAGGGTCTAAAGGAAAAACTTTTAATTTAGGTATTCAGATTTACAAAAATTTTGTGTTTACACCTAATAATTTTACATAAATAAAATTTGCATATGTATTTTTAAGTAACTTGATAACAGTTCTTAATCAAACAAACAAATAGTAGACTTGAATCATCGTTTTAATGATTATTACAACTCTAATGCCCTAAACCGTTTAGTCCTCGAATATCCtcttatattatttattaaataCATTTGTAGtcactttttatttctttctatTTGAATATCATTTGATGCATCTTATTTGTATTCTTCACTGATAAAACTTTTGTGAAGTGATGCTACTGTCTTCCATGTGGACGGGGAAAGCAATTTCTTGCCTTTCTTGCCTTGTGGCATCGGTTTCTCTGGGTAACGTAATTGAAAATGATCTTTTTTCTTAAGTCTGCTTTGTAAAGTGGGAAACCTTGAGGATGGATTAATAAATAAGATGAAAAAGTCAGTTCAAGAGTAAAAAATGGCTGGAAATGTATTTAGAAAACAACATACAAAAATTGGCTAATAACTTATTACAAAATATTATTCGCTTTTATTTATAGAActaaaagaatttattttactTTGCATTCCCACTGAAAAGTTTTTCTAGCTCTTCCAGTGCTGTATGTCATAGCATATCATACAACGTTTAAGATTACTTTTCTTCCAACATCATACAGTATTATACCCACATTGTTAAAGAATATATCAATTATCTAttaaaaattaaaccaaattaAACCAAGCTTAATTAATTAATATAAATCACGTTATTTACATTTTTAGTTGTTGCGTGTCAATTTGCATAATTTACAGGAATATACAGTAGTGTGTGTATAGACacacatgcatatatatatatatatatagacacacacacacatatatagacacacacacataggactgcaaacgagtcgagtcgagtcgagttttgacttAATCGAGTCGAATCTTGACTTAATTTTATTGAACTCGAACTTGAACTTGAGCTCGACGAGCTGACAATTtaaagctcgagctcgagctcaaaaaaaatattttaaaaataaaataatattttttcttaataaataataaactattaaagatatatatataattttactattaaaattaaaaaatatatatatacttaaaataatatatatatatatatatatatatatatatatatatatactcgagctcgcgagTAATGAACTTAATATTttaaactcgagttcgagctcgatttCGATTCAAgccagctcgagctcgactcgagttcgatattgatcgagctcgagtcgagcttgactcccgctcgcgagcggttcggttcgtttgcagccctacacacacacacacacgcagaGTCCTTAAGATCCAATTTAACTAGTAGGGACATTAGTCAGATGATCTGTAAAATTCTTGATCCGACTCACAATTTCTCCTCTTTTCCCCTTCACTCTTGTAAAGTTTAGAATATTCCCATAAAAAAAATCGGGCTCTTCTTATCTCATTGTTTTCACCCTAAatattttgtcccaaaattCAGTTTAATTCATAAAGAGATTAACTAGATACTGTAAGGTTAATTTTCAAGAGTATAACAGGAGAGGATTGGGTTGAGTGGTAAGATGTGAGGGATTGTCTTCAAGACCTctcactttaaaaaaaaaaaatcaataaaaaaatttccatgAATATAACAATATGTAGCTAATAGTAAAACTGTTGCAACCGAAACAGATAACACAAAGTGGACATGCAAGTGTTAATTCACtggaaaagataaaaaataaattatcgtttaaaaatttttaattgatTTAGTTTCATCTCCTCCGGTTTTGCCCATTTTTGGGTGGAAACTAACTCAATAAAATAACTAGAGTCTTTCCCTCTTATCCTTTCCTTTCTCTCCTCAAAAGTCCATCCAAACAACAAAAATCAAATCCCTCCAATTCTTCTCCTTTGCTTTCCCTCCAATTCCCTCAATCCAAACGGTGCCTAACAGTGCAAGTTTGAATTCACCCTTAAACCATCCCAAAGAATACGTAGTACTCTTAATAATTGTGCAACTCCATATTCAATTTCGTTAAAGGAGCAAACCATATTTTAACGTTCTTCAGTCACACAAGCTGTGCCAAAACTCTAAAACAACATTTCTATTTTCCTATTCctgaaactttgaaaattttgaaggaCATCTCAAAGGTAATCCCGCTTAAGGGTGTTATTCAGTTGGTTGCGTATGATGATTACTTGATTTTGCATTGATACCAACCAAAAGGAATGTTACTTGAAAGAGAAAGTCGGTAAGCTCAATAAATCATGAAAGAGCCCAACAAAAAATTTCGTTTGATTGCTGAATTTGGTTGTTCCTCAAACTGAATTATTCCCTTTCGTAATTAAATACTGAGACTGATAGCAAAGAATGTATTCAACATATCTAGCTTTCTAACCATTAGCCAGTAGCAGTGGCGAAGCCAAATCTATGGTCAGTGGGGTAAAATATGAAGCATCTCGTTGTCCATTCTTCCCACCTAATTGATCACCTTAACATATATTGAGCCATTAAGTCAAAGAATCAACTGATCAAAAAATCTTCATTTAACTTGTTGAGTGCCTGAATCTCTAACAGTGCATAAGCTCTCAAGGTGGTAAGACATATCGAAATGCCTAATTGTGATCTACAAATGATTAAATTCTGTTCAGCCACGTTGCCACCTGGGAGAGAGAATTTTTTGAGCTTAAAATTAATATCTGCTTGTATAGTGCTTTTATAGTTTGGCAAGCATGTTCTCACCATAATAGTTTCcgattgttcgttttctttgaATCCTATCGCACGTACTATATTGAATTTGTGTGAATAAAGACAATCTAAACAAAGATCAAATTAACACAAAAGATGAAAAGAGAGTGAATAAGTATTCAAGTGGAAGATATGCCGTCTTGTTTTGTAAACAACAGCCCATAAGTTACTGGGCTGATATTAAGCTATGCAATTTTTGCCAGGCCATGCCTGTTGGCCCACGCCAACCATGAGCATTAGCCAATGGGTGGTCAATCATGAGAAAATCCAATTTATCGCGATCACCGGCGGAATGCTGCTGCCATCAAATGCTAaggaaattataaaaatatacatAAAAAATATGGGCTAATTATATTGACCTCCCCTAAAGTTTAGTTAAACTATCATTTTAACCTCAAAGTTTGACTAAATAACAGATATACCCCTATGCCAAAAATCTGCTAATATATGACCAACGGAGTcaatgaaatgacaaaaatccCCAGCACACAAAACAACATTTAATTTTACTCAATGTACCAATTGGTCATTAAAATTGTCCATCACACACATCTCATTAAAATCCCATATTAAAATTGTCCATCACACACATCTCATTTTGGAATATACTAACAAACTACTCGTGCCTAATAATTGGATGGGTTGAACGGGTTTCAAGTAGATTGATGTTGGTTTTTCATTTaaatgggtttagattgatgaCTTGAGTTATGTTAGATCATCTTAAATCTATGATCTAAATATGATCCAATATCTTAAGTAACACAATTTGATACATAAATTCTCTCACATACATGGATATACataaaaagatttttttcaCACACAAAAGCACATTTTCACACACACAAATATATTTTCACACACTAAATCACTTTCACACGCACAAATATACACTCGCATCTTAAACTaccactacaagaaaaaaggtcattagtgacaacatttctttGTGACgacaaaaagtcgtcacaaaatgagGTTGTTTAGTCACGACTTTGAAGGTTGTCACAATTGATTCAAAGCAACTGAGttttcagtgacaacttttAATTGTCGTCACAAAACTACTTCGCGCCATGGGACTTGGAAGGCGCGAGTTTTGCGATAGTGACGACTTGATAAAAGTTGTCAGTAATTCTACCactttctttgacaacttttcgttgttgtcactgtttatgtttattgacgaccaatttttgtcaataaaactatagtgtagttagtgacaacataagtatcatcactaacttgaacatctctaatgcatttatttaattgtgagcctcaatattaatttattttttttaaatttgatgatttattaactatgactttatttaattgtgagcctcaatattaatttaatttttttttaaattttgatgatttattaaactagtcatagttacttaaatattaatttaagttatttacggacgactttttgttgtcgtcactgatcactaaaaaaaaagttattagtgacaacattttatagtgatgacaataagtcgtcacaaaaggagcttctttagtcgcgacacctaaagttgtcacaattgtatcaaagcaactaaatgtttagtgacgacccattattttcgtcacaaactacactgcaagaaatatggtcattagtgacaacatttttttgtgacgacaaaagtcgtcacaaaacgtggttgtttagtgacgacaaggaaagttgtcataattcctcaaagcaactaagtcttcagtgacgaccttgaaaaagttgtcactaaaatgatctctatagtgacaacttctaatatcgtcactgtcactctaccgattcggatttagtgacaagaattaattgtcactgtttaaagtaattatttttaagtcactttcattaattctactgtgtcaccctaacttttgcgatttagccccaaatgttgtaaaaaattccattaattccattatgataccttaacttttacaatttagctccatatgtagtacaccaatttctttaattctattattactccctaacttttgtaatttagccccatatgtaattcaccaatttcattaattatattatggcactctaacttttgcaatttaaccccaatatgtaatacaccaattttattatttctattatggcaccctagcttttacaatttagcccctatttttttattaggaaattgcgaatggtatcttgataaactatgcataaatattttataattttctcaaagttaagtaataatttgttataaactctaaagatatatctttcattacaatagttataaggcaggtaggtctttttatcaatggaataagaaatttatgctagatttatcttttgtactacatgccaagtagtattagcaaaggaataacaaagtactacaaagtaattaacaaaatagccttcagggagtgtagtttatgggcaaatgagcattatctattcaaagtactaactttttatgggtattttactttcaaacatataatttatgataaatttataaatgtttgtaagtaaaattcaaaaagtgttacactgatttcttacaaaacgaaaactgacaggttatcttttcaacataaattaaatttttttaaaaaaagaaatgacccataaagtaccaactcttcgtggatttcctccattacatgaacaaatattctgctctttatgggcatttcactctgaatcatttaatttatgttaaatacataaatgtttgtaagtaaaattcaaaaagtgttgcactaatatttttatgaaagggaaactggtaggttttgtatttaacataaattaaatatgtgaaagcaaaaaaaaaaagaaattacccataaatctatgtcttgcaaatctatactagtaaaatagtttcaaacaaaattaaacattaaaataaactgtaatttatacacattaaaatatctgtaatttatacacattttgcaactactactttgtgttttctctgtaatgaattttttaactattgagaacttaagttttgtcttgcaaatctatactagtacaatagttttaaacaaaattaaacattaaaataaatgtttgaaaaagaacaaaagcacATTTATTACTTGCAGTAATGtaccaaaattttctcaaccattatcaatattttcacaaaactattaaaaactagcaattgacaatattaaaaactagcaatttaattagtgacgacttttcttgtcattataatcttgaataaattagtgataacattatgtcatcactaaattttctttgattttgacttaacaataatgtcttattaatagcatttgattatttttaatgaaagtctgttataaccatatgtagacaccaaatttttggtgtaattttatttttcatgttagttttatttattacttttattttctttagtcttttattatttttatttaagtcattttagcataaaacttgaaaaaagaagaaaaagatgaaaatgaaagaaaaagaaatgacaaaaaggaatttttggaaaaagaaaatgagaggaAAAGGCTTGCGGCAAGCCGCggataaaaaaaaggaaagacgggaaaatttgaaaaaaaagaggtaaggaagcaaaaatagaaaaatctgaGAGAAGGGCAAGAGGGGAGACGGATGGAAGAGAAAAGGGGGCTACGGCAAGCTGGAAATTTGGGGGTTACGAGAAAAGAAACAAGGGGGGGCTCGGCTGAGAAAAAACCAGGGAGGATTACGGCTGGAAAATCTGATGAGGAAGGAACCGAACAAAGGAAAACTGAGAAGGAACCCGCGGCTGAAGATCTGAAATTAGGAGGAGGAGCTTCTCGGCAAAGGCTGaaccaaaaacagaaaaaaagagaggacaAGAGTGGCAGCGGCTAGAGAAAAATCTGGGAGGAGGGGGAGACAAcgaaaaacagagcaaggaaGGGAACAAGGAAAAACAGAGAGGAGCTCTCGGTTGCggctgaaagaaaaaaaacagagagaaaggCAGGGGCTCGTCAATAAAGGGGGGTCGgctaaaaa encodes:
- the LOC113765490 gene encoding putative UPF0481 protein At3g02645, with product MSSNFSSKSSTSNGSHRSWAEQTKDRYRHPYDIGPSVFEVPKRLSDTKPDAYAPRKVGLGPYHHLRPDLQLMTNKKRDTVKVLLKIEDIEEFIRIVENCPISFEAKIRSCYSRSIDLDRESLAWIVIIDAMFLLHLVQAYTEKRSDSGSSSTSSSSDESFLGDIVMLENQVPTLLMEEIPKFLQYKYPVPPGKDIGEALCRFCYDIAPIEIEYDPNSELDYAMFKARGNHILQYVYDICLGVDRELEELQEETYKRVYNGKVKAAQHIWAVTQHVLSRLTEPIKLGVDEFPNTSIDQDEQQGNLLPSVSQLHDVCETTFTCLLPASGIQGTVYDVTENVFFLPTLKLGKNSEVMLRNLLAFEASAPDLSSVFQNFIYLLPGLIRGEKDVKILRNAQIVKGEMENDEVVCLFAKLRKPIIANGSDKNEMSTADEFGNALRKQFSNNPFVKTCIWIKNRIVAFFNLLKPLVPALIVLLLLFQSFCQIYDCRRFSLPILSDGKIFRDASSFLSFNSTGSQAQDLMSARKILRYSS